One Zerene cesonia ecotype Mississippi chromosome 9, Zerene_cesonia_1.1, whole genome shotgun sequence DNA window includes the following coding sequences:
- the LOC119829181 gene encoding uncharacterized protein LOC119829181, which produces MGWREGLVLLLIAGAATSQNCRGEEPKPRSCENLCDKDGNCKIRAALLLPRNTTFYASLHVVEPVLHLAVQSDTVKEMLPPWLSFEWMTYDVTDCDAAYAVISAIDAYNDCATVFFGPACDFALASVARITKFLGKSGIPVLTTGGFTFDFVKSKQSCKDEYYMLVRTSPLGFKDMAYFIIDVMRQ; this is translated from the exons ATGGGATGGCGGGAGGGCCTAGTGTTGTTGCTGATAGCCGGGGCTGCCACCTCGCAAAATTGCAGAGGGGAAGAGCCGAAGCCGAGGTCCTGTGAGAATTTGTGTGATAAAGATGGCAATTGTAAAATAAGAGCGGCCTTACTCTTGCCTAGGAATACTACGTTCTACGCATCATTGCACGTG gtgGAGCCAGTTCTGCATCTAGCAGTCCAGTCAGACACCGTGAAGGAAATGCTGCCGCCGTGGCTGAGTTTCGAATGGATGACGTATGACGTCACAGATTGTGACGCAGCATACGCTGTCATATCGGCCATTGATGCGTACAATGACTGCGCTACAGTGTTCTTTGGGCCAGCTTGCGATTTTGCATTGG CGTCCGTGGCAAGAATCACCAAGTTCCTGGGCAAATCTGGTATCCCAGTTCTCACTACTGGCGGCTTCACCTTCGACTTCGTGAAGAGCAAGCAGTCCTGCAAGGACGAATACTACATGTTGGTTAGGACCAGCCCTTTGGGGTTTAAGGACATGGCCTATTTCATCATCGATGTTATGAGACAGTAA